The proteins below come from a single Pseudomonas chlororaphis genomic window:
- a CDS encoding paraquat-inducible protein A, with protein MRAIDAGILICTECHELNRQDPETDKQTCTRCGARVHPRRPDSMMRTWALLITAAILYIPANLLPIMTINSLGQGAPSTIMAGVIELVQHGMIPIAAVVFIASIVVPTFKLVGIALLLFSVQRHQPMSARQRILMYRFIEFIGRWSMLDIFVIAILVAVVNFGRLASVEAGLGAIAFASVVILTMIAAVTFDPRLIWDNTESDNDHD; from the coding sequence ATGCGGGCGATTGATGCAGGCATTCTGATCTGTACGGAATGCCATGAGTTGAATCGACAGGACCCCGAGACCGACAAGCAAACCTGCACCCGTTGCGGCGCACGGGTTCATCCCCGTCGTCCGGACAGCATGATGCGGACCTGGGCGTTGTTGATCACTGCCGCGATTCTTTATATTCCGGCCAACCTGCTGCCGATCATGACCATCAACTCGCTGGGCCAGGGTGCCCCGAGCACGATCATGGCCGGCGTTATCGAGCTGGTGCAGCACGGCATGATCCCCATCGCCGCAGTGGTGTTCATCGCCAGTATCGTTGTGCCCACGTTCAAGTTGGTGGGGATTGCCCTGTTGCTGTTTTCCGTACAACGGCACCAGCCGATGTCGGCGCGCCAGCGCATCCTCATGTACCGTTTCATCGAGTTCATCGGCCGCTGGTCGATGCTGGATATCTTTGTGATCGCCATCCTGGTGGCGGTGGTGAATTTCGGTCGCCTTGCCAGTGTCGAAGCCGGGCTGGGGGCCATCGCTTTTGCCAGCGTAGTGATTTTGACAATGATTGCCGCAGTAACCTTCGATCCCCGACTGATCTGGGATAACACGGAGTCGGATAACGACCATGACTGA
- a CDS encoding mammalian cell entry protein, whose product MTDLPTAKTRPASNWSAIWILPLIALIIGGWLGWRAYNDTGIEINVRFESGEGIQANKTEIVYKGMSVGKVKTLTLDDEGSSKGVIATVEMNKDVEQYLKTGTRFWLVKPSVSLAGITGLETLVSGNYVAISPGEGESTRKFKALAEEPPLSDSKPGLHLTIKADRLGSLNRGSPVFYKQIQVGQVKSYLLSEDQSTVEIKVFIEPTYASLVRKHTRFWNASGISIDANLSGVKVRSESLASIVAGGIAFATPEGRKDSPPTDPSLPFRLYEDFDAAAAGIRVKVKLSDFEGLQAGRTPVMYKGIQVGSLKNLKVDPDLSSATAELTMDPLAEDYLVTGTQFWVVKPSISLAGITGLEALVKGNYIAVRPGDKGGAPQREFEARAKAPPLDLRSPGLHLVLLTENLGSLEVGSPILYKQVKVGSVQSYQFSRKKKQLIIGVHIEKEYEGLVNGSTRFWNASGITLTGGLTGGIQVKSESLQSLMAGGISFETPEPNVPLKRRIPRFRLFEDREAAQQRGTLVTIKVDRADGLRSGTPIRFKGLDVGKIETVDLSADMQSVLLSARITEVPERIARVGSQFWVVKPELGLMKTSNLETLVSGQYIEVQPSAKNLGPQKNFVALANPPETAVPEAGLSLVLSAARRGSLKIGVPVTYREITVGKVTGYELGQTADRVLIHILIEPKYAPLVRSGTRFWNSSGFGLDFGLFKGATVRTESLETLLQGGIAFATPDGERMGSPARPEQTFALFDKFEDEWLTWAPKIKIDK is encoded by the coding sequence ATGACTGATTTGCCTACCGCAAAAACCCGACCGGCTTCGAACTGGTCGGCCATCTGGATCCTGCCGTTGATTGCCCTGATCATCGGCGGCTGGCTCGGCTGGCGGGCCTACAACGACACCGGGATCGAGATCAACGTACGCTTCGAAAGCGGCGAAGGCATCCAGGCCAACAAGACCGAAATCGTCTACAAGGGCATGTCGGTGGGCAAGGTGAAGACCCTGACGTTGGACGATGAAGGCAGCTCCAAAGGCGTGATCGCCACCGTTGAGATGAACAAGGACGTCGAGCAATACCTGAAGACCGGAACGCGTTTCTGGCTGGTCAAGCCGAGCGTCAGCCTGGCCGGTATCACCGGCCTGGAAACCCTGGTGTCGGGCAACTACGTGGCGATCAGCCCCGGTGAAGGGGAGTCGACCCGCAAGTTCAAGGCCTTGGCGGAGGAACCGCCGCTGTCGGATTCCAAGCCGGGGTTGCACTTGACCATCAAGGCCGACCGACTGGGTTCGCTGAACCGCGGCAGTCCGGTGTTCTACAAACAGATCCAGGTCGGCCAGGTGAAAAGCTACCTGCTGTCCGAGGATCAGAGCACCGTCGAGATCAAGGTGTTCATCGAGCCGACCTATGCCAGCCTGGTGCGCAAGCACACGCGTTTCTGGAACGCCAGCGGCATCAGCATCGACGCCAACCTGTCGGGCGTAAAGGTGCGTAGTGAGTCCCTGGCGAGCATCGTGGCCGGTGGTATTGCATTCGCCACGCCCGAAGGCCGCAAGGACAGTCCGCCGACAGACCCGAGCCTGCCGTTCAGGCTCTACGAAGACTTTGACGCCGCTGCCGCGGGCATCCGCGTGAAGGTCAAGCTCAGCGACTTCGAAGGCTTGCAGGCCGGCCGTACGCCGGTAATGTACAAAGGCATCCAGGTCGGCAGCCTGAAGAACCTCAAGGTCGATCCGGACCTGTCCAGCGCCACGGCCGAGTTGACCATGGATCCGCTGGCTGAAGATTACCTGGTCACCGGCACCCAGTTCTGGGTGGTCAAGCCATCGATCTCCCTGGCGGGGATCACCGGCCTGGAAGCGTTGGTCAAGGGTAACTACATTGCCGTGCGCCCCGGGGACAAGGGGGGCGCGCCGCAGCGTGAGTTCGAGGCGCGAGCCAAGGCGCCGCCGCTGGACCTGCGTTCACCCGGGCTGCACCTGGTCCTGCTCACCGAGAACCTAGGATCGCTGGAGGTCGGCAGCCCGATCCTCTACAAACAGGTCAAGGTCGGTTCGGTGCAGAGCTACCAGTTCTCACGCAAGAAAAAGCAGTTGATCATCGGTGTGCACATCGAGAAGGAATACGAAGGACTGGTCAACGGCTCGACACGTTTCTGGAACGCCAGTGGCATCACCCTCACGGGCGGCTTGACGGGCGGTATCCAGGTCAAGAGCGAGTCCCTGCAAAGCCTGATGGCCGGCGGGATTTCCTTTGAGACTCCGGAGCCGAATGTGCCGCTGAAACGGCGGATCCCACGCTTCCGCCTGTTCGAAGACCGTGAAGCGGCACAACAGCGAGGCACTCTGGTGACGATCAAGGTCGATCGCGCCGATGGCTTGCGCAGCGGCACGCCGATCCGTTTCAAAGGGTTGGATGTGGGCAAGATCGAAACGGTGGATCTGAGCGCCGATATGCAATCGGTGCTGCTCAGCGCGCGGATCACCGAAGTGCCGGAGCGCATCGCCCGGGTCGGTTCGCAGTTCTGGGTGGTCAAGCCCGAGTTGGGCTTGATGAAGACCTCCAACCTGGAGACCTTGGTAAGCGGCCAGTACATCGAGGTGCAACCTTCGGCGAAGAACCTGGGGCCACAGAAGAACTTCGTGGCCCTTGCCAATCCACCGGAAACGGCCGTGCCAGAAGCCGGCCTGAGCCTGGTATTGAGTGCGGCTCGCCGTGGCTCGTTGAAGATCGGCGTGCCGGTGACCTACCGCGAAATCACGGTGGGCAAGGTCACGGGATATGAATTGGGCCAGACCGCGGATCGGGTATTGATCCATATCCTGATCGAACCCAAGTACGCGCCATTGGTGCGCAGCGGCACGCGATTCTGGAACAGCAGTGGCTTTGGCCTGGACTTCGGTTTGTTCAAAGGCGCAACGGTGCGCACCGAATCGCTGGAGACCCTGCTCCAGGGCGGTATCGCCTTCGCCACGCCGGATGGCGAGCGGATGGGCAGCCCGGCACGACCGGAGCAGACCTTCGCACTGTTCGATAAATTCGAAGATGAATGGCTGACCTGGGCACCCAAGATCAAGATCGATAAGTAG
- a CDS encoding chromosome partitioning protein — MHLDLSELSQLAPIFRELFKGYHVSRRDPELYAQLSNFQDQYRTLFKALGFELVCDTRGFYYFVPDLAAAAVNKTAQRLALFTFILVEHLADQGRDPIAVLDGGSLGRDELPSLLEKYRDLFIQAEVQTQEELEEKIMRRMTQLGFASEDNGVYRFLPPMHRFLDVCLSVQQDRDLAASVHSVLPLPAPVLIDEDSDEKLLQTDDPLDLAPFEDESEEDALARAIAEEQETDA, encoded by the coding sequence ATGCATCTTGATCTATCCGAACTGTCCCAGCTGGCGCCGATCTTCCGCGAGCTGTTCAAGGGCTACCACGTCAGCCGGCGCGACCCTGAGTTGTACGCCCAACTGTCCAACTTCCAGGACCAGTACCGCACCTTGTTCAAGGCCTTGGGCTTCGAACTGGTGTGCGACACCCGCGGCTTTTATTACTTCGTGCCGGACCTGGCTGCCGCGGCGGTGAACAAGACCGCCCAGCGCCTGGCCCTGTTCACGTTCATCCTGGTCGAACACCTGGCCGACCAGGGCCGCGACCCGATCGCCGTGCTCGATGGCGGCAGCCTGGGCCGCGATGAGCTGCCTTCGTTGCTGGAAAAGTACCGCGACCTGTTCATCCAGGCCGAAGTCCAGACCCAGGAAGAACTGGAAGAGAAAATCATGCGCCGCATGACCCAGCTGGGTTTTGCCAGCGAAGACAACGGCGTGTACCGCTTCTTGCCGCCGATGCACCGCTTCCTCGACGTCTGCCTGTCGGTCCAGCAGGACCGTGACCTGGCCGCCAGCGTGCACAGCGTGCTGCCGTTGCCGGCGCCGGTGCTGATCGACGAAGACAGCGACGAGAAACTGCTGCAGACCGACGACCCGCTCGACCTGGCCCCTTTTGAAGACGAGAGCGAAGAAGATGCACTGGCCCGCGCCATTGCCGAAGAACAGGAGACCGACGCATGA
- a CDS encoding chromosome partitioning protein ParA, giving the protein MSQERYGIRRFALLNTAGYSLGLFPLEEPLSVYGANNLGKSASINALQFPILARMSDMSFGKYSLEQSRRFYFASDTSYILVEVALPHGPHVIGVVGRGPGGGFGHQFFAYAGKLDLAHYQKDDTCLRQKELFTNLEREGLKAYELKPDELRRLLVGGHTSIPLDLTLIPLRSTSEQSLKTFRALFINLLHMREITAAKLKQLFLDAFEHSLRSGSVDYIAACEEAFRDVRRMEQDYNSLVAAGPLVEALANGVKQRDILRGKLHRLSPLLDSLLGTWSDYASARKEELTLQAEHYRNEQDALQNDQRGGTQELMRLEREITGIQRWLGELSVLKHRFALVDDVKVLEQQLLAAKDAHDELAGALAQSRQFSAEDLDERLRDLEKRLKSVKQQLDHADNNSYARLREEFSQQDVERLMRLFNSALFSLPLGEHGIALDEDGQWVKSLELILDGFKGERFEVPGLAIDLSHIEPPALQALADRAALRDQKERLEKELKQLKTQQAVAADRAASKTQTEALYQQVLDAQKALEDFRRTQTLSAEEGEKLEQLAQMEAAQDELKRSSDAFTERVQQLSAKLQLVGRQIADMEAKQRTLDDALRRRQLLPADLPFGTPFMDPVDDSMDNLLPLLNDYQDSWQGLLRVDGQIEALYAQVRLKGVAKFDSEDDMERRLQLLINAYAHRTDEALTLGKARRAAVTDIARTLRNIRSDYDSLEHQLALFNREINKRQVSNLQSFRIVLAPNKEALKHIDQIIHSAGQYEEGETLSVFDLSQSAEQDNKNEEAKEYLARLVAANHNQLGLKDLFELAFEITKVNGQPVIHTDIDGAASNGTTMTIKALTNMYLLLHLMDREQAGRVRLPYYLDEAADIDEKNQAALLETSLQLGFVPILASVKPQVCASVAIDLEGGSGPSGIYIDEADWKYIRRRDAVKATVNAQADEPELDPV; this is encoded by the coding sequence ATGAGCCAGGAACGCTACGGCATCCGCCGCTTCGCCCTTTTGAACACCGCCGGCTACAGCCTCGGCCTGTTTCCGCTGGAAGAACCGCTGTCGGTGTATGGCGCGAACAACCTCGGTAAATCCGCCTCGATCAACGCCTTGCAGTTCCCGATTCTGGCGCGCATGTCGGACATGAGCTTCGGCAAGTACAGCCTGGAACAATCCCGGCGTTTCTACTTTGCCTCGGACACCAGCTACATCCTCGTGGAAGTCGCCCTGCCCCATGGCCCGCACGTCATCGGCGTGGTCGGTCGCGGCCCTGGCGGCGGTTTCGGCCACCAGTTCTTTGCCTACGCCGGCAAGCTGGACCTGGCTCACTACCAGAAAGATGACACCTGCCTGCGCCAGAAGGAATTGTTCACCAACCTTGAGCGCGAAGGCCTGAAAGCCTATGAACTCAAGCCGGATGAGCTGCGGCGCCTGCTGGTGGGTGGCCACACCTCGATTCCTCTGGACCTGACGCTGATCCCGCTGCGCTCCACCAGCGAGCAGAGCCTCAAGACCTTCCGCGCACTGTTCATCAACCTGCTGCACATGCGCGAAATCACCGCGGCCAAGCTCAAGCAACTGTTCCTCGACGCGTTCGAACACAGCCTGCGCTCCGGCAGCGTGGACTACATTGCCGCGTGCGAAGAAGCGTTCCGTGACGTACGACGCATGGAACAGGACTACAACTCCCTGGTGGCCGCCGGCCCATTGGTGGAAGCCCTGGCCAATGGCGTGAAGCAACGCGACATCCTGCGCGGCAAACTGCATCGCCTGTCGCCGCTGCTCGACTCGCTGCTCGGCACCTGGTCGGACTACGCCAGTGCGCGCAAGGAAGAGTTGACCCTCCAGGCCGAACACTACCGTAACGAGCAGGACGCGCTGCAAAACGACCAGCGCGGCGGCACCCAGGAACTGATGCGCCTGGAGCGGGAAATCACCGGCATCCAGCGCTGGCTCGGCGAACTCTCGGTGCTCAAGCATCGGTTTGCCCTGGTCGATGACGTCAAGGTCCTGGAGCAGCAGTTGCTCGCCGCCAAGGACGCCCACGACGAGCTGGCCGGCGCCCTGGCCCAGTCCCGGCAGTTCAGCGCCGAGGACCTGGACGAGCGTCTGCGGGACCTGGAAAAGCGCCTGAAGTCAGTCAAGCAGCAACTCGATCACGCCGACAACAACAGCTATGCGCGCCTGCGCGAGGAATTCTCCCAGCAGGACGTCGAACGCCTGATGCGCCTGTTCAACAGCGCCCTGTTCAGCTTGCCACTGGGCGAGCACGGCATCGCGTTGGACGAGGACGGTCAATGGGTCAAGTCCCTGGAGCTGATCCTCGACGGCTTCAAGGGTGAACGCTTCGAAGTGCCGGGCCTGGCCATCGACCTGTCCCACATCGAGCCTCCCGCCCTGCAGGCACTGGCCGACCGTGCCGCGTTGCGCGACCAGAAGGAACGCCTGGAAAAAGAACTCAAGCAGCTCAAGACCCAGCAGGCCGTCGCGGCCGACCGTGCGGCGAGCAAGACCCAGACCGAAGCGCTGTACCAGCAGGTCCTGGACGCGCAGAAAGCCCTGGAAGACTTCCGTCGCACCCAGACACTGAGCGCCGAGGAAGGCGAAAAGCTGGAACAACTGGCGCAGATGGAAGCCGCCCAGGACGAGCTCAAGCGTTCCAGCGATGCCTTCACCGAACGTGTCCAGCAACTCTCCGCCAAGCTGCAATTGGTGGGCCGCCAGATCGCCGACATGGAAGCCAAGCAGCGCACTCTCGACGACGCCCTGCGTCGCCGCCAGTTATTGCCGGCGGACCTGCCGTTCGGCACGCCGTTCATGGACCCGGTCGACGACTCCATGGACAACCTGTTGCCGCTGCTCAATGACTACCAGGACAGCTGGCAAGGCCTGCTGCGGGTCGATGGCCAGATCGAAGCGCTGTACGCCCAGGTACGCCTCAAGGGTGTCGCCAAGTTCGACAGCGAAGACGACATGGAGCGGCGCCTGCAACTGCTGATCAACGCCTATGCCCACCGTACCGACGAAGCCCTGACCCTGGGCAAGGCACGGCGCGCGGCGGTGACCGACATCGCCCGGACCCTGCGCAACATTCGCAGCGACTACGACAGCCTCGAACACCAACTGGCCCTGTTCAACCGCGAGATCAACAAGCGCCAGGTGTCCAACCTGCAGAGCTTCCGTATCGTCCTGGCGCCGAACAAGGAAGCCCTCAAGCATATCGACCAGATCATCCACAGCGCCGGCCAGTACGAGGAAGGCGAAACCCTGTCGGTGTTCGACCTCAGCCAGAGCGCGGAACAGGACAACAAGAACGAAGAGGCCAAGGAATACCTGGCGCGCCTGGTGGCGGCGAACCACAACCAACTCGGCCTCAAGGACCTGTTCGAACTGGCCTTCGAGATCACCAAGGTCAATGGCCAGCCCGTCATCCACACCGACATCGACGGTGCGGCGTCCAACGGCACCACCATGACCATCAAGGCGCTGACCAACATGTACCTGTTGCTGCACCTGATGGACCGTGAACAGGCCGGTCGCGTGCGCTTGCCGTACTACCTGGACGAAGCAGCAGACATCGACGAAAAAAACCAGGCCGCACTGCTGGAGACCAGCCTGCAGCTGGGCTTCGTGCCGATCCTGGCGAGCGTGAAGCCGCAGGTCTGCGCCAGTGTCGCCATCGATCTGGAAGGTGGCAGCGGCCCGAGCGGGATCTACATCGACGAGGCGGACTGGAAGTACATCCGTCGCCGCGATGCGGTCAAAGCCACGGTGAACGCACAGGCCGACGAGCCGGAGCTGGACCCGGTGTGA
- a CDS encoding paraquat-inducible protein A, translated as MPDPSDTERLSDLPLNDLVACHECDLLMRKPRLAHGEKAECPRCGYELYAHRHNVVERSLALVIAALLLYVPANFLPIMQLNLLGQSSQDTVWSGVVGLFDTGMQGISVVVFLCSMGIPLLKLLCQLLVLLTIRLNIGRSYGLLLYRIYHHLRDWGMLEVYLMGVLVAIVKLADMAAITVGLGLVCFISLLLVQVWLEVAMSPHQIWQALSGEDDHAGD; from the coding sequence ATGCCCGATCCGTCAGACACCGAGAGATTGTCAGATCTACCCCTGAACGATCTGGTGGCATGCCATGAATGCGACCTGTTGATGCGCAAGCCTCGGCTGGCCCATGGCGAAAAAGCCGAGTGTCCCCGTTGCGGATATGAGCTTTACGCACACCGGCACAATGTCGTCGAACGCAGTCTTGCCCTGGTTATCGCCGCGCTGCTGTTGTACGTGCCGGCCAACTTCCTACCCATCATGCAGCTCAACCTGCTCGGGCAGTCCTCCCAGGACACCGTCTGGAGCGGTGTAGTCGGCCTGTTCGATACGGGCATGCAGGGCATATCGGTGGTGGTGTTCCTGTGCAGCATGGGCATTCCGCTCCTCAAACTGCTTTGTCAATTGCTTGTGTTGTTGACCATTCGCCTGAATATCGGGCGTAGCTATGGGCTGTTGCTGTATCGCATTTATCACCATCTGCGCGACTGGGGGATGCTCGAGGTCTATCTCATGGGCGTGCTGGTGGCCATCGTCAAGCTGGCGGACATGGCGGCCATCACCGTAGGGCTCGGCCTGGTGTGCTTTATCAGTTTGTTGCTGGTCCAGGTCTGGTTGGAAGTGGCGATGTCACCGCATCAGATCTGGCAAGCGTTATCAGGAGAGGATGACCATGCGGGCGATTGA